Proteins from one Trueperaceae bacterium genomic window:
- a CDS encoding agmatine deiminase family protein: MDRRRPPVTLAARLGMRRFVAPVVMEGGSLELNSHGVCLTTRSCLLEPNRNPRLDAA; this comes from the coding sequence GTGGACCGACGACGACCGCCCGTCACGCTGGCGGCCCGCCTCGGCATGCGGCGCTTCGTCGCCCCCGTCGTGATGGAAGGCGGCTCGCTGGAGCTCAACTCCCACGGGGTCTGCCTGACCACCCGCTCCTGCCTGCTGGAACCCAACCGCAACCCACGGTTGGACGCGGCCTAA